From Acinetobacter lwoffii, a single genomic window includes:
- a CDS encoding transposase family protein, with amino-acid sequence MKYIDSNKLSDPQFKRYTGISWSTFYLMVEQLQKHVSAKGRPPKLSLEDQVLLCLSYWREYRTLFHVATSYGVSEPTASRIVRHVEDCLIRSNLFNLPKDLPEGKGIDWNVVIVDATEIPIQRPKKTEEKL; translated from the coding sequence ATGAAATACATCGATTCAAACAAGCTTTCTGATCCTCAGTTCAAGCGATACACAGGCATCTCATGGTCAACTTTCTATTTGATGGTTGAGCAATTGCAGAAGCATGTCTCTGCCAAAGGCAGACCGCCCAAGTTAAGCCTGGAGGATCAGGTTCTGCTCTGTCTGAGCTATTGGCGGGAATACCGAACCTTATTTCACGTTGCGACGAGTTACGGGGTTTCAGAGCCCACAGCCTCAAGAATTGTCCGTCATGTTGAAGACTGCCTGATTCGGTCCAATCTGTTTAATTTACCCAAAGATTTACCCGAGGGCAAAGGCATCGACTGGAATGTTGTGATCGTGGATGCCACGGAAATTCCAATCCAAAGGCCTAAAAAAACAGAAGAAAAGCTATAG
- a CDS encoding sensor histidine kinase encodes MTDPRTNKADVLLQHTQRYQSGRLTIFLGAAPGVGKTFAMLVRAHELALQGINIVIGYVETHGRRETENLISGLDIIPRKAIEYQGQHLEEMNLDAVLDKKPSIVLVDEFAHTNMPGSRHEKRWQDINELLDAGIDVFTTMNIQHLESLNDVVYQITGIRVTETVPDRVFERIRDIRLIDLPVNELLERLNQGKVYVPEQAEQALQRFFNSSNLTALRELAMQTVANYVDNDVRENFAIQGLAQIPLKNHVLIMIDGKGHSEALVRTGCRIAEHRAAKWTVVAFSHDTQIMNKQENSQSREIERALNLTRQMGGMTEVLHGQQHAKTLFDYVMDRGISTLVLAQAAPQKFSLNLRLNLIDQLLQYRPSFELSIVPIIAENKHLSFFTQRAFLSLREIQYVLATTVISIVIASLGEKYLGIEDLSVIFITAVVFVASKTRMLAAAFSAILFFLAYNFFFISPQFTFQISAHQGIVTVIAFLGAALISSRLASRLKEQVTALKTANSYNSIMQDLGQKLSTALDLAQIKEIAEHSLSKNLNADVWLYFPDTAATQASSTIMSNKEKISADWTFKNHQPSGRFTQTLTENEWWFLPLLASKQCLGVVGLKLKDVQAVINTEQKQLAELMVEYLAQAIFRTQLTKALEIANVNSETEKLRSALLSSVSHDLRSPLASMIGAADTLSTYRHSMNENDQDSLLEAIHLEGERLDRYIQNLLDMTRLGHEGLSLKRDWIGVDELIGSAVRRLNRYMPDALVEVHAPQESLSLFVHAALIEQAIFNVLENAAKFSPENKAVMIEVQQVNENEIEIAITDKGQGIPEGERERIFDMFYTMQRGDRGQYGTGLGLTIVKAIVGAHMGKIMASSGKNNQGTCIRIQLPIQQIT; translated from the coding sequence ATGACTGATCCACGAACCAATAAAGCCGATGTTTTGCTGCAACATACACAGCGTTATCAGTCTGGGCGGCTGACGATTTTTTTAGGCGCAGCTCCGGGCGTGGGAAAGACCTTTGCCATGCTGGTTCGTGCGCATGAACTGGCGCTGCAGGGTATTAATATCGTCATTGGCTATGTAGAAACGCATGGCCGTAGAGAAACTGAAAATTTAATTTCTGGTTTAGATATAATTCCGCGCAAGGCTATTGAATATCAAGGGCAGCATCTGGAGGAAATGAATCTAGATGCCGTTTTGGATAAAAAGCCCAGTATTGTTTTGGTGGATGAATTTGCCCACACTAATATGCCCGGCAGCCGTCATGAAAAACGCTGGCAAGACATCAATGAATTATTAGATGCTGGTATCGATGTTTTTACCACCATGAACATTCAGCATTTGGAAAGTTTGAATGATGTGGTATATCAAATCACTGGGATTCGTGTCACTGAAACCGTGCCAGACCGGGTGTTCGAACGGATTAGAGATATCCGCTTAATTGATTTGCCTGTGAATGAGCTGTTGGAGCGCTTAAACCAAGGGAAGGTTTATGTGCCTGAGCAGGCGGAACAGGCCTTACAGCGATTTTTCAACAGCTCCAACTTAACGGCACTGCGTGAACTGGCAATGCAAACCGTTGCCAATTATGTTGATAATGATGTACGCGAAAATTTCGCCATTCAAGGGCTTGCTCAAATCCCCTTAAAAAATCATGTCTTAATTATGATTGATGGCAAAGGGCATTCTGAAGCTTTAGTTCGGACTGGATGCCGTATTGCCGAGCATCGTGCGGCAAAATGGACAGTTGTTGCTTTTTCTCATGATACGCAAATCATGAATAAACAGGAAAACTCGCAAAGCCGTGAAATTGAACGGGCTTTAAACTTAACGCGTCAAATGGGTGGAATGACAGAAGTCCTTCACGGCCAGCAACATGCTAAAACTTTATTTGATTATGTGATGGACCGCGGCATTTCAACCTTGGTTTTAGCACAAGCGGCTCCGCAAAAGTTTTCGCTGAATTTAAGGCTCAATTTGATTGATCAATTACTGCAATACCGGCCCAGTTTTGAACTCAGTATTGTGCCGATTATTGCAGAGAATAAGCATCTGTCCTTTTTCACTCAAAGGGCATTCTTGTCGCTGAGAGAAATACAGTACGTACTAGCCACCACGGTCATCAGCATTGTGATTGCAAGCTTAGGGGAAAAGTATTTAGGGATTGAAGATCTTTCGGTGATTTTTATCACCGCTGTGGTTTTTGTGGCATCAAAAACACGGATGCTGGCTGCAGCTTTTTCAGCCATCCTATTCTTTCTAGCTTATAATTTTTTCTTTATTTCCCCGCAATTTACATTTCAGATTTCTGCACATCAGGGGATTGTCACCGTGATTGCATTTTTGGGCGCGGCTTTAATTTCGAGCCGATTAGCGTCACGTTTGAAAGAGCAGGTGACTGCACTCAAAACGGCGAACAGTTATAACAGCATTATGCAGGATTTAGGGCAGAAGCTGTCCACAGCATTAGATTTGGCACAAATCAAGGAGATTGCTGAACATAGCCTGAGTAAAAATCTCAATGCAGATGTCTGGCTGTATTTCCCAGATACTGCAGCAACTCAAGCATCATCCACTATCATGAGTAATAAAGAAAAAATTTCAGCCGATTGGACATTCAAAAACCATCAACCGTCCGGTCGCTTTACCCAAACCTTGACGGAAAATGAGTGGTGGTTTTTGCCCTTATTGGCTTCCAAGCAATGCTTAGGCGTGGTGGGGTTGAAACTTAAAGATGTGCAAGCAGTAATCAATACGGAGCAAAAACAGCTCGCTGAACTCATGGTAGAGTATCTTGCGCAGGCGATTTTCCGCACCCAGCTGACCAAGGCTTTGGAAATAGCCAATGTGAATTCTGAAACGGAAAAATTGCGCTCGGCATTATTATCATCCGTATCGCACGATTTACGCTCGCCTTTGGCGTCGATGATTGGAGCAGCGGATACTTTGAGCACTTACCGCCATTCCATGAATGAAAATGATCAGGACAGCTTGCTGGAAGCGATTCATTTAGAGGGGGAACGTTTAGACCGCTATATTCAAAACCTACTGGATATGACCCGTTTAGGCCATGAAGGCTTAAGCTTGAAGCGGGACTGGATTGGAGTTGATGAACTGATCGGTTCAGCAGTGCGTCGTTTAAACCGTTATATGCCAGATGCATTGGTTGAAGTGCATGCGCCTCAAGAATCTTTGAGTTTATTTGTACATGCCGCCTTGATTGAACAGGCCATTTTTAATGTGCTGGAAAATGCCGCAAAATTTTCACCAGAGAATAAAGCTGTGATGATTGAGGTGCAGCAGGTGAATGAAAATGAGATCGAAATTGCCATAACTGATAAGGGGCAGGGTATCCCGGAAGGTGAGCGGGAACGCATTTTTGACATGTTTTATACCATGCAGCGCGGTGACCGCGGGCAATATGGTACAGGCTTGGGCTTGACGATTGTGAAAGCGATTGTGGGTGCGCATATGGGGAAAATCATGGCATCATCAGGCAAGAACAATCAAGGAACATGTATCCGCATACAGCTTCCTATTCAGCAAATTACTTAA
- the kdpA gene encoding potassium-transporting ATPase subunit KdpA — protein MLEFALLLAIVFVLAYPLGKYLAAIMHNRDMKIDPLFNWIEKPIYAVLGINPKRGMNVKTYSFNFVMSCAVIGLVTWTLFMVQASLPLNPNHAPNMSWDLALHTMISFLTNTNQQHYSGQAQLSYLSQMVGIVGLQIITPMMGLAMVVATVRALFYKQSNALSETDQQTSFKHKVQQINVGNYWADVIRPTFRFLIPLCMVWSLLLTSQGVPSTFQGGPEVQVIDQSSELTTQKIPLGPVAPMVAIKQLGSNGGGWYGPNSSVPLENPTPLSNFLEMLAILLIPVSVIFMLGFFTKRAKFAGLVFASMLLMSIISATSAIWSESLSSTSTLLSAMEGKEVRFGEASSALWSAVTTQVNNGSVDMMHDSSAPLTGMVQLSNMLINAIWGGIGCGLQQFIIYLFLAVFIAGLMTGRTPELFGRKIEVGEIKLLAVVILIQPIVILGLTAITVFFPELTGNSNPQYHGISQVLYEYVSAFANNGSGFEGLSDNTVWWNVTCGIALLLGRFPTLIIPLIIATRLAAKRQAPESSGSLKVETPTFALTLIAIVVMLTLLQFMPALVLGPIADHLLLVQG, from the coding sequence ATGTTAGAGTTTGCTTTGCTTTTAGCCATCGTCTTTGTTCTGGCTTATCCCTTGGGTAAATACCTCGCAGCAATTATGCACAACCGCGATATGAAAATTGATCCTCTATTCAATTGGATTGAAAAGCCCATTTACGCGGTTTTAGGAATCAATCCCAAACGGGGGATGAATGTCAAAACCTATTCATTCAATTTTGTCATGAGCTGTGCAGTGATCGGTTTGGTGACTTGGACTCTATTTATGGTTCAAGCCAGCCTGCCGTTGAACCCAAACCATGCACCGAATATGTCATGGGATTTGGCGCTGCATACCATGATTTCGTTTCTGACCAATACCAACCAGCAGCACTATTCAGGACAGGCGCAACTGTCATATTTATCGCAAATGGTCGGCATTGTCGGCTTGCAGATCATCACGCCGATGATGGGCCTGGCGATGGTGGTGGCTACAGTTCGAGCACTGTTCTACAAACAATCCAATGCACTTTCTGAAACCGATCAACAGACCAGCTTTAAGCATAAAGTGCAACAAATTAATGTCGGCAACTATTGGGCCGATGTGATTCGTCCGACGTTCCGCTTTCTGATTCCTTTATGCATGGTTTGGTCATTATTGCTCACTAGCCAAGGCGTACCATCGACTTTTCAAGGCGGCCCAGAAGTTCAAGTCATCGACCAAAGCAGCGAATTAACAACGCAAAAAATACCTTTAGGCCCTGTTGCGCCCATGGTAGCAATTAAGCAATTGGGCAGTAATGGTGGTGGCTGGTATGGTCCGAACAGCAGTGTACCTTTGGAAAATCCGACACCATTGTCAAACTTTCTGGAAATGCTTGCGATTTTACTGATCCCTGTTTCGGTGATTTTTATGCTGGGCTTTTTCACCAAACGCGCCAAATTCGCAGGCTTGGTCTTTGCTTCAATGCTGCTGATGTCGATCATTTCTGCGACTAGCGCTATCTGGTCAGAAAGCCTTTCATCGACTTCGACATTGCTTTCCGCCATGGAAGGTAAAGAAGTGCGTTTTGGCGAGGCATCATCTGCTTTGTGGTCAGCGGTCACCACCCAAGTCAATAACGGCTCAGTGGATATGATGCATGATTCATCTGCACCGCTCACAGGTATGGTGCAATTGTCCAATATGCTGATCAATGCCATTTGGGGCGGGATTGGCTGTGGTTTACAGCAATTCATTATTTATCTGTTTTTAGCAGTCTTTATTGCAGGCTTAATGACCGGCCGCACCCCAGAATTGTTTGGCCGCAAAATTGAAGTCGGTGAAATCAAGCTGCTCGCTGTTGTGATTTTGATCCAACCCATCGTCATTCTTGGTTTAACCGCAATAACTGTATTTTTTCCTGAATTGACGGGCAACAGTAATCCGCAATACCATGGCATTTCTCAAGTGCTATACGAATATGTGTCTGCATTTGCCAACAATGGCTCAGGCTTTGAAGGGCTATCAGACAATACCGTGTGGTGGAATGTCACATGCGGTATTGCTTTATTGCTCGGCCGTTTCCCGACATTAATTATTCCTTTAATCATCGCTACACGTTTAGCTGCTAAACGCCAAGCACCTGAAAGCAGCGGCAGTTTAAAAGTCGAAACGCCAACATTCGCACTGACTTTAATTGCCATTGTGGTGATGTTGACCTTATTGCAATTTATGCCAGCCCTGGTCTTGGGGCCAATTGCTGATCATCTGTTATTGGTTCAAGGTTAA
- a CDS encoding undecaprenyl-diphosphate phosphatase gives MDIISVLKALFLGFIEGLTEFLPISSTGHLILFGHLIDFHSDSGRVFEVVIQLGAILAVCWLYRKKIINLLHGFISGDYHARRFAINVFIAFIPAVVIGVIAVDFIKQVLFSPSVVASALIIGALLIFAVEAKNFKVQTIEATNIGFKQAIVIGLVQCLAMIPGTSRSGATIIGGMLAGLSRKAATEFSFFLAIPTMLGAATYDIFRNVDVLTSENLLNISVGFVTAFIAALLVVKAMVKFVEKHTLKVFAWYRLVLGSIILFIF, from the coding sequence ATGGATATAATTTCAGTACTTAAAGCCTTATTTTTAGGTTTTATAGAAGGTTTAACGGAGTTTTTACCCATTTCCAGTACTGGTCATTTAATTTTATTTGGCCATTTAATTGATTTTCATTCAGACTCAGGCCGTGTCTTTGAAGTTGTCATTCAACTGGGCGCAATCTTAGCCGTTTGTTGGCTCTACCGTAAAAAAATTATTAATCTACTACATGGTTTTATATCAGGTGATTACCATGCGAGACGTTTTGCGATAAATGTCTTCATTGCATTTATTCCTGCAGTAGTGATCGGAGTTATAGCTGTTGATTTTATTAAACAAGTTTTATTCAGTCCTTCGGTTGTTGCATCTGCACTGATTATTGGTGCACTGTTAATTTTTGCTGTAGAAGCTAAAAATTTTAAAGTCCAAACCATTGAGGCAACCAATATTGGATTCAAACAGGCCATTGTTATTGGTTTGGTTCAATGTCTTGCGATGATTCCGGGGACTTCACGGTCTGGTGCAACCATTATTGGGGGGATGTTGGCGGGTTTATCACGTAAAGCAGCTACTGAATTTTCTTTTTTCCTTGCCATACCAACAATGCTTGGTGCCGCTACTTATGACATATTTCGCAACGTTGATGTTTTAACTTCAGAAAATTTATTGAATATTTCCGTAGGCTTTGTAACCGCATTCATCGCAGCTTTGCTTGTGGTAAAAGCCATGGTTAAATTTGTAGAAAAACATACTTTAAAAGTTTTTGCTTGGTATCGTTTGGTATTAGGTTCAATCATCTTATTTATTTTTTAA
- the kdpB gene encoding potassium-transporting ATPase subunit KdpB produces the protein MNHSKHTVQTQQNTIASTLFQAEAWKNAFIKLLPQHVIKNPVMAIVWLGTLITLVSTILGQSSLVFGLLVTLILFVTVLFANYAEAVAEAKGRGQASSLRQARQNLTARRIHSKDDMDGVQISAAELNMHDLIEVRAGELIPADGEIIQGFATINEAAVTGESAPVLREAGTDKSGVIGGTKVLTDRIIVQVTAEAGNSFLDRMIALVEGSNRQKTPNEIALGILLTVMTVTFIIVVVSLPLIGHFLHIEISPILLVALLVCLIPTTIGGLLPAIGIAGMNRALKANVIAKSGKAVEVAGDIDVLLLDKTGTITYGDRQATAFYPLTGVTESELRQAAVLTSLADPTPEGKSVVALAKEQGERVAEPEQAEFIAFNASTRISGLNLADGHQVRKGAMDAILKFASQNLENHAELKARVEQIASKGATPLVVAKDQNLLGVIELSDVIKQGIKEKFARLREMGIKTVMVTGDNPLTAAAIAAEAGVDDYIAEAKPEDKLTCIRTEQNKGHLVAMVGDGTNDAPALAQADIGLAMNSGTQAAKEAGNMVDLDSDPTKLLSVVEIGKQQLITRGALTTFSLANDVSKYFAILPALFVAAIPQMHVLNVMQLGSSESAILSALIFNAIIIPLLIPIALRGVKFKPSTSTQLLRRNMLIYGVGGVLLPFIAIKAIDLLISPILAL, from the coding sequence ATGAATCATTCAAAACACACTGTTCAAACACAGCAAAACACCATAGCTTCAACCTTATTTCAAGCTGAAGCATGGAAAAATGCCTTTATTAAACTGCTGCCGCAGCATGTGATTAAAAATCCGGTGATGGCCATCGTTTGGCTTGGGACGCTGATTACACTGGTTAGTACAATTCTAGGTCAATCTAGTTTGGTTTTTGGCTTATTGGTGACGTTGATTTTATTTGTGACGGTTCTCTTTGCCAATTATGCCGAAGCGGTTGCTGAAGCCAAAGGCCGCGGACAGGCGTCATCCCTGCGTCAAGCGCGTCAGAATTTGACGGCGCGCCGGATCCATTCTAAAGATGATATGGATGGGGTGCAGATTTCAGCGGCTGAATTGAACATGCATGACTTGATTGAAGTGCGTGCAGGGGAATTGATTCCCGCAGATGGTGAAATAATTCAGGGCTTTGCTACGATCAATGAAGCTGCAGTAACAGGTGAATCTGCGCCGGTACTCCGTGAAGCGGGCACAGATAAATCTGGGGTGATTGGCGGAACCAAAGTCTTAACCGACCGGATCATCGTGCAAGTGACCGCAGAGGCGGGAAATAGCTTTCTCGACCGAATGATTGCTTTAGTCGAAGGCTCAAACCGTCAAAAAACACCGAATGAAATTGCCTTAGGTATTTTACTGACCGTGATGACTGTGACTTTTATCATCGTCGTGGTCAGCCTGCCGTTGATTGGACATTTCCTGCATATTGAAATCAGCCCGATTTTATTGGTGGCGCTATTGGTCTGCTTGATTCCAACCACCATCGGCGGCTTATTGCCAGCTATTGGAATTGCAGGGATGAACAGAGCGCTCAAAGCCAATGTGATTGCCAAATCAGGCAAGGCGGTTGAAGTTGCAGGCGATATAGATGTTTTACTACTCGATAAAACCGGAACTATTACTTACGGTGACCGTCAGGCGACTGCTTTTTATCCCTTAACAGGAGTGACGGAGTCTGAACTTCGCCAAGCGGCGGTACTGACTTCTTTGGCCGATCCAACGCCAGAAGGTAAATCGGTGGTTGCTTTGGCCAAAGAGCAAGGTGAAAGAGTGGCCGAGCCTGAACAGGCTGAATTTATCGCTTTTAATGCGTCCACACGCATTTCAGGCCTTAACTTGGCGGATGGTCATCAAGTGCGTAAAGGCGCTATGGATGCCATTCTTAAATTCGCTTCGCAAAACCTTGAAAATCATGCCGAACTGAAAGCGCGCGTAGAACAAATAGCTTCAAAAGGGGCAACGCCGCTGGTCGTGGCTAAAGACCAGAATTTGTTGGGTGTCATTGAACTATCAGACGTGATTAAGCAAGGCATTAAAGAAAAATTTGCGCGCTTACGTGAAATGGGCATTAAAACTGTGATGGTGACCGGAGATAATCCGCTCACAGCAGCGGCCATCGCAGCAGAGGCTGGTGTGGATGATTATATCGCTGAAGCGAAACCAGAAGATAAACTCACATGCATTCGAACCGAGCAAAACAAAGGACATTTGGTAGCGATGGTCGGTGACGGTACTAATGATGCACCGGCGTTGGCCCAAGCAGATATTGGCTTAGCCATGAACTCGGGAACGCAAGCAGCCAAAGAAGCAGGCAATATGGTGGATTTAGATTCTGATCCAACCAAATTGCTATCTGTGGTTGAAATAGGCAAACAGCAACTGATTACTCGCGGTGCATTAACCACCTTTTCCTTGGCGAATGATGTATCAAAGTATTTTGCAATTTTGCCGGCATTATTCGTCGCGGCAATTCCGCAAATGCATGTGTTAAATGTCATGCAACTAGGCAGTTCTGAAAGTGCCATCCTGTCTGCGCTGATCTTTAATGCGATCATTATTCCTCTGCTGATTCCAATTGCACTGCGCGGTGTGAAATTCAAACCTTCGACATCTACCCAATTATTGCGCCGCAACATGCTGATTTATGGTGTGGGCGGGGTGCTGCTACCGTTTATTGCCATTAAAGCGATTGATCTGCTGATCAGTCCAATCTTGGCCCTATAA
- the kdpC gene encoding potassium-transporting ATPase subunit KdpC: protein MNMQNHQLADSSWGEKLRASFGMTIIALGLCGFVYSAAATSLGQMLFPKQANGSLIVENNQVIGSRLVAQPFAQVQYFHPRPSAANYDPMAMAGSNMARTNPELQKAIEERLNRIAAKEQIEKSKIPADLVTASGSGIDPEISVQSAMIQVKRIAHARHMPEQNIEKLIQSHTVQPIFGILGQARVNVLELNLALDRGGK, encoded by the coding sequence GTGAATATGCAAAATCATCAATTGGCAGACTCATCATGGGGTGAGAAACTGCGCGCTTCGTTTGGAATGACCATCATTGCTCTAGGCTTATGCGGCTTTGTATATAGTGCTGCTGCAACCAGCTTAGGACAAATGCTCTTTCCAAAACAAGCCAACGGCAGCTTGATTGTCGAAAATAATCAAGTGATCGGTTCACGCTTAGTGGCACAGCCTTTTGCCCAAGTTCAATATTTCCATCCGCGTCCATCTGCCGCAAATTATGATCCTATGGCGATGGCCGGAAGCAACATGGCGAGAACCAATCCTGAACTGCAGAAAGCCATAGAGGAACGGCTGAATCGAATCGCAGCGAAGGAACAGATTGAAAAATCTAAAATTCCTGCGGATCTGGTCACCGCTTCAGGCAGCGGCATCGACCCTGAAATTAGCGTGCAATCAGCCATGATTCAAGTGAAGCGGATTGCCCATGCACGGCATATGCCTGAACAGAATATCGAAAAACTGATTCAGTCGCATACGGTTCAGCCGATTTTTGGGATTTTAGGGCAGGCACGTGTCAATGTGCTTGAATTGAATTTGGCTTTGGATCGGGGCGGGAAGTGA
- a CDS encoding hydrolase or metal-binding protein yields MIKGLAITPPILGRISIGRVVEKNGKRLPEKDDQFTITSQIQGKDGWVKHPLDEQLRSQAPNQKLRSIPVRMIFNDPELNLRAEYSLFDRQTGRPICVGNGQTCQRMTSQGVEQHPCPSPDLCPLGQGGHCKPYGRLHVNLDESDEFGTFIFRTTGFNSIRTLAARLNYYHAASNGLLSCLPLQLILRGKSTTQSYRQPVYYVDLTLREGISLNEAIIQAKQIDEQSKQAGFYQEALDFTARKGFANGRMEVDIEEGLEVVKEFDIDELIESEPLQTRTKKESKSGPKFHQGEGVVQEIQKSLQQNVRVVN; encoded by the coding sequence ATGATTAAAGGTCTAGCAATCACACCACCCATCTTGGGCCGGATCAGTATTGGTCGTGTAGTCGAAAAGAATGGCAAGCGTCTGCCTGAGAAAGACGATCAGTTCACCATTACCAGTCAAATACAAGGCAAGGATGGTTGGGTCAAACACCCCTTGGATGAGCAATTGCGTAGTCAAGCACCGAATCAAAAGCTGCGTAGCATTCCTGTGCGTATGATCTTCAATGATCCTGAATTGAACTTACGTGCCGAGTACAGCTTGTTTGACCGACAGACAGGTCGCCCGATTTGTGTGGGGAATGGTCAGACCTGTCAACGTATGACATCACAAGGTGTAGAGCAACATCCTTGCCCATCCCCCGACTTATGCCCACTTGGACAAGGCGGGCACTGTAAGCCTTATGGACGCCTGCATGTCAATTTAGATGAATCGGATGAGTTTGGCACCTTCATCTTTAGAACTACGGGCTTTAATAGTATTCGGACTTTGGCTGCACGGTTGAACTATTACCATGCGGCCTCAAATGGCTTGTTGTCATGTCTACCCTTGCAATTGATATTGCGGGGCAAGAGTACGACACAGAGTTATCGTCAGCCAGTGTATTACGTGGATTTAACTTTAAGGGAAGGGATTAGCTTGAATGAAGCCATTATTCAGGCAAAGCAAATTGATGAGCAGAGTAAGCAGGCTGGGTTTTATCAGGAGGCTTTAGACTTTACTGCAAGGAAGGGTTTTGCGAATGGAAGGATGGAGGTCGATATAGAGGAAGGCTTGGAGGTAGTTAAGGAGTTTGATATAGATGAACTTATTGAATCTGAACCCCTGCAAACTAGAACCAAAAAGGAATCTAAATCAGGGCCTAAGTTCCATCAGGGAGAGGGTGTTGTACAAGAGATTCAGAAAAGCTTGCAGCAGAATGTACGGGTTGTAAATTAA
- a CDS encoding response regulator: MPEQNESASSMTNVLIIDDENQIRKFLDIALRAQGYKTLLAENGQKGLELLALQGADLVILDLGLPDLDGYEVLSELRTWSHVPVIVLSVRANEEEKVKLLDAGANDYVTKPFSVQELMARIRVLLRQHQHSTVDTAIFDDGVLKIDFSKRQVFLNQQLLSLTRKEYQLLNLLAKNKGQLITQPQILKELWGPTHQEDTHYLRILVAKLRVKLNDNAVQPKYIITEPGVGLRFLKIY, from the coding sequence ATGCCAGAACAGAATGAATCAGCCAGCTCCATGACCAATGTCTTGATTATTGATGATGAAAATCAGATTCGAAAATTCTTGGATATAGCACTCAGAGCGCAAGGCTATAAAACCCTTTTGGCTGAAAATGGCCAAAAGGGTTTGGAACTCCTAGCTTTGCAAGGCGCAGATTTAGTGATCCTCGATTTGGGTTTGCCAGATTTGGATGGTTATGAGGTTTTGTCTGAGCTTCGCACATGGTCGCACGTTCCAGTGATAGTGCTGTCTGTGCGGGCAAATGAAGAAGAAAAAGTGAAGCTTCTGGATGCTGGCGCAAATGATTATGTGACCAAGCCGTTTAGTGTTCAGGAGCTGATGGCGCGCATTCGTGTACTGCTTAGGCAGCATCAGCATAGTACTGTTGATACGGCAATTTTTGATGATGGCGTATTAAAAATCGATTTTTCCAAACGGCAGGTTTTTTTAAATCAACAATTGCTCTCCTTAACACGCAAAGAATATCAGCTGCTGAATTTATTGGCGAAAAATAAAGGCCAATTGATTACCCAGCCGCAAATACTGAAAGAGCTGTGGGGGCCAACGCACCAAGAAGATACGCATTATTTAAGGATTCTGGTTGCTAAATTAAGAGTGAAGTTAAATGATAATGCTGTGCAGCCTAAATATATTATTACTGAACCGGGAGTGGGTTTGCGATTTTTGAAGATTTATTAA
- a CDS encoding transposase gives MPRKFQSKGLKKQKKSYSCKKKTHTFKVQAMIHYKTQQILSLCTSRGAVHDFELFKRNLSQIPFGAFILADKGYQGIYVLYPNSLLPLKAKRHCKLYPELKIYNQEINKRRIGIEHVFDNLKTFKILAERYRNRGKGLI, from the coding sequence ATGCCACGGAAATTCCAATCCAAAGGCCTAAAAAAACAGAAGAAAAGCTATAGCTGCAAGAAAAAGACCCATACCTTTAAAGTACAGGCCATGATTCACTACAAAACTCAGCAAATTCTGAGTTTATGTACCAGTCGCGGTGCAGTGCATGATTTCGAGTTGTTCAAACGCAATTTAAGCCAGATTCCTTTTGGGGCTTTTATCCTTGCAGATAAAGGCTATCAGGGGATTTATGTGTTGTATCCGAATAGCCTGTTGCCATTAAAAGCCAAAAGACACTGTAAATTGTATCCTGAATTGAAAATCTATAATCAAGAAATCAATAAAAGAAGAATCGGAATTGAGCATGTATTTGACAACCTGAAAACCTTCAAAATCCTTGCTGAGCGTTATCGAAATAGAGGTAAAGGCTTGATTTGA